Genomic DNA from Rana temporaria chromosome 1, aRanTem1.1, whole genome shotgun sequence:
tcataaataataataaaaatctaaaatagtactacttataataataataataataataataataataataataataatacataataataataataataataataataataataataataataataataataataaaaaatatataataataaatagtaataataatcatttccaataaaaataaacagcataCTGTCTTGGCTTGTTTTGTGAAACCCTCCTGTTGGAGGACCATCTTCCTCCCTGGGGGAACCGGTGCTCTGGCACACTATGAGTTATGTGTGCTTTAAtttccaataataataataataataataataataacaataataatattttaataataataataattaataaataataataaaaatctaaaatagtactactactaataataataataataataataatgataataataaaaatatataataataataacactaataacaaatagtaataataatcatTTCCAATAAAAATAACCAGCATACTGTCTTGGCTTGTTTTGTGAAACCCTCTTGTTGGAGAACCATCTACCTCTCCAGGGGGACCGGTACTCTGGCACACTATGGGTTATGCATGCTTTAATttccaataataaaataataataatatttaaataatacaaattaataataaaaatatataataataataaatagtaataataataatttccaataaaaaaaaaaaacagcatactatcTTGGCTTGTTTTGTGAAACCCTCCTGTTGGAGGACCATCTTCCTCTCCGGGGGCCAGTGCTCTGACACACTATGGGTTACATGTGCTTTAATTCCCAATAATAgaataataatatgaataatattttaataataataatttataatgaagaatacaaatataaaataataataatatacacactATGGGTTACATGTGCTTTAATTCccaataatagaataaaaatatgaataatatcttaataaaaataattaataatgaagaataaaaatataaaataataataatgatacgcAGTAATGATAAAAATGTCCAATAAAAATAACCAGCATACTGTCTTGGCTCGCTCTGTGAAACCCTCCTGTTGGAGGACCGTCTTCCACTCTATCGGACTAGTTCTCCGGCACACTACgggttaaacaatttttttctagaaaaatgTACCCGATTTTTCTTCAAACCGCTTATTATCGCTCAGAGAAATGTCATCGTAATGATGCCTCCATCTTCCAGGAGATGGATTTGTCTCTCTGACGTCGGAAGGTATCTTTTATCTGTACGTCCGATGTCAGGCGCTTGTTGGCTGATCCCCGATGCCGGGGTCACATTATAGCGCGCCGGGGAAAAGATTACAGATAATTTCACAAAGTGGCGGAGGGAAGCGTCTGTCCCTTTTGTAGGCTGATGGCGACCGCCAGAATATCAGGGCACTGCATGGCCGCCTGCTTCCAGCGTTCTTGAAGCCACGGGTACTTATTAAGTTAGAAAGTTGAGGCTGACGTTTCATCTGCTTATATTTTTGTCTggtcaccccccccttttttttttaagaataaaacatttctgggccagattctcaaaagagttacgccggtgtatctacagatacaccggcgtaattcaaaattcccaccggcgtatcattgttttgtattcgcaaaacaagatacgccggaattaggctaggatccgactggtgtaagtcacttacaccgtcggatcttaaatgcatcacaacgctgaccgctaggtggtgtttacgttcaggtctcatttgactatgcaaatgagcctgatacgccgattcccgaacgaatttgcgcctcGTCGTCGTCGTTTATGTtttttccgtaagcgtaaggttacccctgctatatgaggggtaaccttacgccagtccgccgtatgccatgttaagtatggcgtcgggtccgcgccgtcttttcccgtcgggtacgtcgttttactaagtcgttcttgaatacgactttacgtcaatgacgctcacgtcggcgtcattgacgttttccgtcgtgagctggagcatgcgcactgggctatttttcagcccggcgcatgcgcagttcaatcggcgcgggggcgcgcttaatttaaatacaagccgccccctttgaattacgcggccatacgctgggccatttacactacgccgccgcaaattacggagcaagtgcttggagaatacggcacttgctccagtaagttgcggcggcgtggtgtaaatggcttacgctaagctgcagattctacgagaatctggccctctgtttccaTTGCATACCTTATATTGCACCCAGGGCTGCTGTTTGAAATCACGGGTACCTGGCaggaccccacccccccccaatatattaagaccatatgtaaaaaaaaaaatacaattaaatcattattagtggacacaaacataacagagaacctgtgtgaattagcccttttttattattttttttttttacagaaaaattaTATTCACAGTGACAAGAGGCACACAGGGAGTCAGaagtaggcagaacagggaggggaatCAGTGTCGGGGGAAGCAAttacaggaatgatgccctgtgtctgtgtctctccctgcagcagctgaaagccaacaggaggaggagaaactggctttcagctgctgcagagagctgcacagggcatccttctgtaattgcccctccgccAAACCACACTAATTCCCCCTGTTGTttggccccccccctgtgtgcccggccCCCCTACAAGGAGACTGGTGGCCCCCTATCAGCGGCTCTGGTTGCACCACACAGGATTGTCTTTCCCATTATTTCTGTCCCCCCATATGTGTTTCCTTTTATCTTTGTCTTTGCTCATTCTTTCTTGGCTGTTTTTGTCTccatttttggatattttttatttttttgtcacccTCGTGCTTGCCTGGGCAGGGATCCATGCCGAACTGCCTAAGGCATCCACCGCGTCCCTATAGGGCGAGAGCGGCTGCCCAGTGCTGCTTTTATTTACAGAGGACCCTCTTGATGACGTCATTTGGCCACGCCGCCAGCCAGAGGGGAGGGGATAGATGCTTTGGTCTCTCCCTGGAACTGCAATCTAGCCTATATACTTCCCCCAACATCTCTCATGAGATTCCTCTTGAGGCTGTCGAGTGAGAACATGGTAGTCATAGCCCCAATTTGGCCACGAAAGGCCTTGGTTTTCCCTGGACATTCACTTCAGGATACAGAAGTCAATTTCCCTCCCAACATAAGCAGACTGGGCAGTGGCAGgacgtccataaagggcgcagaagCGCCGCCCCCCCCGATGGAATTTGCTTTTCCCtctaaaaaatattgtacataccagacccttatcatgGACGGGGGTCTAGTATAGATGTTAATGAGAGatcccaccaaaaaaaagtgtgagtTCCCtctaaaaaatattgtacataccagacccttatcatggatgagggtctggtatagatgttaATGAGAGATcccaccaaaaaaagtgtaaggtTCCCTCTAAAAATACtgcacataccagacccttatcatggatgagggtctggtatagatgttaATGAGAGATCCCACCAAAACAAGTGTAAGGTTCCCTCTAAAACTACtgcacataccagacccttatcatggatgagggtctggtatagatgttaATGAGAGATcccaccaaaaaaagtgtaaagttCCCTCTAAAAATACtgcacataccagacccttatcatgaatgagggtctggtatagatgttaATGAGAGATcccaccaaaaaaagtgtaaggtTCCCTCTAAAAATACtgcacataccagacccttatcatggacgagggtctggtatagatgttaATGAGAGatcccaccaaaaaaaagtgtgagaTTCCCTCTAAAAATATtgtacataccagacccttatcatggatgagggtctggtatggatgtcaAGGGGGACCGTAcacaaaaaagattaaaaaagcaCCAAgtacccccaaaatccatacccaaCCTTTCCGTGCATGCAGCCTGGGAGGCCAGGAAGGGAGAGGGTGAGAGTACCCCCCTTCCCAAACAATGCCACACCACATGCCttccacatgggggggggggcatactatGCCAGGAGGTCCCCCTGGCAAAGCACTTTGTTGATGAGGACTCTTCTGCACAACCCTGGCCTGTTGGTTttggggggtctgcaggcagggggttcATTTggatctggaaacccccttttaAATATTAAGGATCCCCAGATACTCCCCCTCTGTGCATGAGTAAGGGGTACATGTtaaagctatataaatgtataataataataatgtgagaCTGTGGTGGcagattagagtgtaagctcctctggtacagagactaatGTGACTAATGttttctgtacagcactgcggtatatgtcagagctatataaatgtataataataatagtgtgtgtgcCCCTGCATGGTCGGAGTTGCTCTTTATAATAGTGAGAGGCAGAGCATTatgaggggagtgtagaggagagctgattgtCACATTAGCTCATCTGCTCCATGTCTGAGCCCAGACAGAGAAAAGTGAATTATCCTTATCTCTCCCTTCGCTGCCCTTCATCTATCTGCGGAGTCACATATCCAGCCACCGGAGGAAATAATAGGAAGATGAGGGAGGGGGGTGCTATAAAATCCCTCCGTCCTCCACTTCTCATCTGCTAACCTTGGCACGGGGCAGACCCAGCTGTGCCCAAACAACCCACAGTCACATGCAGTATGTCAGTTATTTTCTGACCGCTGGGAGCGGCACCATAGAGGACATTCCCACCCCATAGAGCCTGCTGACTCCATTGTTCCGGATATTTCAGCAGCTCCCAGGATCTGAAAGAGATAAAAAACAGTATTAataagcaggaaaaaaatatgtataattagtatataaataaaataaatataaataagtataattagtatataaaaaataattataaataggTATAAAATAAGTATAAttagtatataaataaaataaatataaataagtatAATTAGTATATAAAAAAGAATTATAAATAGGTATAAAATAAGTATAAttagtatataaataaaataagcgcacatatatatatatatataaaaaaaataggtatAATTAGTACATAGAAAATATGTATAGCATAAATATAATTAgtgatattattatatataaataaaataaatataaatatttaaatcaGTATAAAATAAGCATaattagtagggttgtccagataccgatactagtatcggtatcgggaccgataccgagtatttgcgggagtactcgtactcgcgcaaatgctcccgatacctaaatagaatactttttttgtatttatcaacatgttctatgaaaattctttgagttttttactactgcgtgacaagcaaataaaacatttttattcatttttactcatttttattcttttataatgtcttgagttagagttcttcataattcaaaagaaaatatccttagtctgtattgtggtttgaaaactgtcacatgacatttaaaaaaagtatcggtattcggtatcggcgactacatgaaaaaaagtatcggtacttgtactcggtcctaaaaaagtggtatcgggacaaccctaataattagtatataaacaaaataagcatagatttataaatatataaaaatattaaataagtataattagtatataaaaaaaataagcatagatatataaataagtgtatatatatatatatatatatatatatatatatatatatatatatatatatatatatatatatatatatatatatatatatatatatatatatatatatatatatatatgaaataggtATAATTAGTATAtagaaaatacatataaatatgtATAACATAAATATAATTAgtgatattattatatataaaataaatataaatcagtATAAAATAAGTATAATTAGCATATAAATAAAAtcagtataaataaatatatacaaaaatattaaataagtATAATTagtatataaacaaaataagcaTAGATATATACATAAGtgcaattaatatatatatatatatatatatatatatatatatatatatatatatatatatatatatatatatatatatatatatatacacataaaataAGTATAACTATATAAATAAGTAGTATAGTATAAAATAAGTATAATtagtacataaataaataaaaaaagtttaaaatgtataaataagtaTAAAATAAGTTTAAttagtatataaataaaataagtatatatattatattatattaatttgtatatatataaaaaatatagaaaatacatataaataagtaTACCATAAATATAATGAGTGgcattattatatataaataaaatcaatataaatatataaatcagtATAAAATCAGTATAATTAgtatataaataaaatcaatataaatagatatatataaaaatataaaataagtaCAATTagtatataaacaaaataagcaTAGATATTTAAATAagtataattaatatatatagatataaaaaaaagtataactaTATAAATCAGTATAAAATAGGTATAActagtagataaaaaaaaaaaaagtttaaaatgtgTAAATAAGTATAAAATAAGTTTAATTAGTATATACATAAAAtaagtatatatagtatattaatattatattaattagtatataaatatgtatagcaTAAATATAATTAgtgatattattatatataaataaaataaatataaatatttaaatcaGTATAAAATAAGCATAAttagtataaaaaacaaaataagcatagatttataaatatataaaaatattctaaatagtatatatatatatatatatatatatatatatatatatatatatatatatatatatatatatatatatatatatatatatatatatatatatatatacacactgtatgtgtgtatgtatagaatAATTATAAttagtatataaataaaataagtaaaaaaatataaataattgtaaaataagTATAATTAGTATATAATAATATaactataaatgtatttattaaataaGTGTAATTAGTATACAATAATATAACTATAAATGTATACATTAAATAAGTGTAATTAGTATATTGAAAAGTATCTAAAAAATTGGAGACAATTAGGACTTGTTCACACGTGAGGTCGagtggtggttaaaaaaaaaggcagttgaGTTTCAGTTTtacgcttttcagaggagcaactTGCGAACGAGGCCTTAGGGATGAATATACAAAGGCTGTGGAATGATTATAGAATAGATGAGCGCTAAGGGCCGGTTCTCAGGGGTAAGTTGGTTTTAGGTGTGACATGAAATTAGGAAGACTATTCATTCTTAGATGCACCTACAATGGTGCATGCTACATatcctgtatacagtatatatatatattttgcaactATATGTAACTTGATGTAATGTTAGGCTGAAGATGACTCTGATGATACATCTAACGTTTGTATTCTGAAATTTCCTGATATTTTATAAGAAGTTGTCCCCAGAATGGTGGACCCCCACCCAGAGCCGCACTCTCATTGGTCGCCATATGGCTCATTGAAATATGCAGGCCCTCGTTTTACAATACCCGCGCAGCAATCATAGTCCTTAACAAGCTCTGCACCTGTTCCTCATTAACTAGGTCTGCAGACTTTATAAGCTTCTCTGAAGGAAGAGGCCAGAAAATTGTGACCGGCGTGTTCCCGGCTGCCTGGTGCTTGTGTTCCTCTGTGCCCTGTCCGGTGTGTCAGCCCCGGCGTGGTCTCCATTGTGACCTCATATTTGGTGCCTGATATCTGGTTTCTGATGTTTGACATCTGGTACCTGCTTACTGATGTCTTGGCTTGGAATCTGATGTCTGGTGCCTAAAATCTGACGTTTCGTTCCTGGTTTCTGATGTCTGGTTCCAAATGCCTCGTGCACAATATCTATCTGCTAAGGATGTCTGGTGCCTAATGTCTAATGTCTAGTTCCTGATGATGATGTTCCTCATTCCTGATATCGGGTTCCTCATTCTTGGATTCTGATTCCTCTTTTCTGGTGTCTGATTCCTTGTTCTTGATATCGGGTTCCCATTCCTGATGTCTGCTTCCTTGTTCCTGATATCTGCTTCCTTGTTCCTGATGTCTGCATCTTTGTCCCTGATGTTTGCTTCATTGTCCCTGATGTCTGCTTCCTTTTTCCTGATGTCTGCTTCCTTATCCCTGATATCTGCTTCCTTGTTCCTGATGTCTGCATCTTTGTCCCTGATGTCTGCTTCCTTGTTCCTGATGTCTGCGTCCTTGTTCCTGATGTCTGCTTCCTTGTTCCTGATGTCTGCTTCCTTGTTCCTAATGTCTGCTTCCTTGTTCCTGATGTCTGCTTCCTTGTTCCTGATGTCTGCTTCCTTGTTCCTGATGTCTGCTTCTTTGTTCCAGATGTCTGCTTCCTTGTTCCTGATGTCTGCTTCTTTGTTCCTGATGTCTACTTCTTTGTTCCTGATGTCTGCTTCCTTGTTCCTGATGTCTGCTTCTTTGTTCCTGATGTCTACTTCTTTGTTCCTGATGTCTGCTTCTTTGTTTCTGATGTCTGCTTCCTTGTTCCTGATGTCTGCTTCCTTGTTCCTGATGTCTGCTTCCCCATTCCTGGTGTCTGGTTCCTCTTTCCTGGTGTCTGATTCCTCATGTCTGGTTCCTTATTTCTGCCGTCTGGTTCCTGATTTCTGATTATTCATTCCTGATGTCTGCTTCCTTGTTCCCGGTGTCTGCTTCCTCATTCCCTGTGTCTGGTTCCTCTTTCCTGGTGTCTGAGTCCTCATGTCTGGTTCCTTATTTCTGGTGTCTGGTTCCTGTATTCTGTTTATTCATTCCTGATGTCTGCTTCCTTGTTCATGATGTCTGCTTCCTTTTTCCTGATGTCTACTTCTTTGTTCCTGATGTCTGCTTCTTTGTTCCTGATGTCTGCTTCCTTGTTCCTGATGTCTGCTTCCTTGTTCCTGATGTCTGCTTCCCCATTCCTGGTGTCTGGTTCCTCTTTCCTGGTGTCTGGTTCCTCTTTCCTGGTGTCTGATTCCTCATGTCTGGTTCCTTATTTCTGCCGTCTGGTTCCTGATTTCTGATTATTCATTCCTGATGTCTGCTTCCTTGTTCCCGGTGTCTGCTTCCTCATTCCCTGTGTCTGGTTCCTCTTTCCTGGTGTCTGAGTCCTCATGTCTGGTTCCTTATTTCTGGTGTCTGGTTCCTGTATTCTGTTTATTCATTCCTGATGTCTGCTTCCTTGTTCATGATGTCTGCTTCCTTTTTCCTGATGTCTACTTCTTTGTTCCTGATGTCTGCTTCTTTGTTCCTGATGTCTGCTTCCTTGTTCCTGATGTCTGCTTCCTTGTTCCTGATGTCTGCTTCCCCATTCCTGGTGTCTGATTCCTCTTTCCTGGTGTCTGGTTCCTCTTTCCTGGTGTCTGATTCCTCATGTCTGGTTCCTTATT
This window encodes:
- the LOC120944742 gene encoding uncharacterized protein PF11_0207-like produces the protein MRNQTPGKRNQTPGKRNQTPGMGKQTSGTRKQTSGTRKQTSGTKKQTSGTKKHEESDTRKEEPDTRNGEADIRNKEADIRNKEADIRNKEADIRNKEVDIRNKEADIRNKEADIRNKEVDIRNKEADIRNKEADIWNKEADIRNKEADIRNKEADIRNKEADIRNKEADIRNKEADIRNKDADIRNKEADIRDKDADIRNKEADIRDKEADIRKKEADIRDNEANIRDKDADIRNKEADIRNKEADIRNGNPISRTRNQTPEKRNQNPRMRNPISGMRNIIIRN